The Mustelus asterias chromosome 18, sMusAst1.hap1.1, whole genome shotgun sequence genome has a window encoding:
- the med6 gene encoding mediator of RNA polymerase II transcription subunit 6, with product MAAVDSRDNLLGISWVDSAWIPILNPGNVLDYFSERSNPFYDRTCNNEVVKMQRLSLEHLHNMTGLEYILLHAQEPILYIIRKQHRYSPTQVTPLADYYIIAGVVYQAPDLGSVINSRMLTAVHAVQSAFDEAMSYCRYHPSKGYWWHFKDQEERDKVKPKSKKKEEPSSIFQRQRVDMLLLDIRQKFPPKYIQPKSGDKPVPVEQVKKESEPTTETIKQEEKESTKNSQQSSSTKAPPEKRMRLQ from the exons ATAACCTCCTCGGGATCTCGTGGGTGGACAGTGCTTGGATCCCAATATTAAATCCGGGAAATGTGCTCGATTACTTCTCTGAAAGAAGCAACCCTTTCTACGATCGCACTTGCAACAATGAGGTGGTGAAAATGCAGAGGCTTAGTCTGGAACATTTACA CAATATGACCGGTTTGGAATACATTCTACTGCACGCCCAGGAGCCTATACTGTATATTATTCGAAAGCAGCATAGATACTCCCCAACACAAG TTACTCCTTTGGCTGATTATTATATAATTGCTGGAGTGGTGTACCAGGCGCCTGATTTGGGATCGGTAATAAACTCCAGAATG CTGACAGCAGTGCATGCAGTTCAGTCTGCGTTTGATGAAGCCATGTCTTACTGCCGGTACCATCCCTCCAAAGGATACTGGTGGCATTTCAAGGATCAAGAGGAGAGGG ATAAAGTCAAACCAAAGTCGAAGAAGAAGGAGGAGCCAAGTTCGATATTCCAGCGTCAGCGAGTGGACATGCTATTGCTAGATATCCGGCAAAAGTTCCCGCCCAAATACATTCAG CCCAAATCGGGAGACAAACCTGTGCCAG TGGAGCAGGTGAAAAAGGAATCTGAACCAACAACTGAGACCATCAAACAGGAGGAGAAAGAGTCCACAAAGAACTCGCAGCAGAGCTCGAGCACGAAGGCTCCCCCTGAAAAGCGAATGAGACTGCAGTGA